In a single window of the Chondrocystis sp. NIES-4102 genome:
- a CDS encoding cyclic nucleotide-binding protein — MNIPDLISFLQQQTCFANLSVEVLEAIALRLSTQAIPDNTVLITENTEPLGLYIIESGRVFSNSQLADRESSLLSGTVLNLYALLLEQPTQYTITTLTPTQVWFISSLEFTNLVQQYPEITQAFSQQLATQVKELSAQLLYEQERQVNLRPYLVNKAKRGIIGKSRYAARLRSQIKEAAETTESVLLFGEPGLEKDNMAALIHFGSSKRREPIIKVDCAKLQTSGAELFGRSGGKPGLIAYLQSGTLVLNNIHLLPKELLPAIATLIETKQYIPVGRVGTEKAVTETSEARIIAISEQTIPEIDGVIKHLIKVPPLRVRKTDLEEQINYYLSLIDKKKSLKKTKITPEAIRNLQAYDFPNNLRELQSILERALTQLQGSTSITEEIVWHSQSKKKQYRFNLLNKYPQLRYFLRSKWFPDRINYGFTLSFYTFIVLILFIAPQNRSSNFALNLFWAWWWPLILIGFPFIGRLWCAFCPFMIYGEITQKLSLILFPRQLKKWPRNTAEKWGGWFLFALFALILLWEELWELENTAYLSACLLLLITAGAMIFSAIFERRFWCRYLCPIGGMNGLFAKLSLTELRAQQGTCTAECTTYQCYKGGPAKGEGQETNGCPLYSHPAQLSDNRDCVLCMTCLKACPHRSVEFNLRPPGIELWTTHTPRSYEVALLFLLLNVVFLHRLPEISTSLGLNWQLENFSDHALISLLVLSLPVSIPIVAHIVHKLVGKLSNQYKPGKFIELAYGYLPLVLAGNLAHYLRLGLNEGGRILPVTMATFGLNGDNLPIIVAHPAVIAFLQGSTLIFGVLFSILLTQKIARQPFKYLLSQHLGTIVLAMGMWVVIVGF; from the coding sequence ATGAATATTCCTGATTTGATTTCTTTTCTCCAGCAACAGACTTGTTTTGCGAATTTATCAGTAGAGGTTTTAGAGGCGATCGCTTTACGCTTATCAACCCAAGCTATCCCAGACAACACGGTTTTAATTACTGAAAACACCGAACCCCTGGGTTTATATATTATTGAATCTGGTAGGGTTTTTAGCAATAGTCAATTAGCTGATCGTGAATCTAGTCTATTATCAGGAACAGTACTTAATTTATATGCCCTATTATTAGAGCAACCAACCCAATATACTATTACCACCCTCACCCCTACGCAAGTCTGGTTTATTAGTAGTTTGGAGTTTACCAACCTAGTTCAACAGTATCCTGAAATTACTCAAGCTTTTTCCCAACAATTAGCAACTCAGGTAAAAGAATTATCTGCTCAATTATTATACGAGCAAGAACGACAAGTAAACCTCAGACCTTATTTAGTTAATAAAGCAAAACGCGGAATAATTGGCAAAAGTCGCTATGCAGCTAGATTGCGATCGCAAATAAAAGAGGCTGCGGAAACTACCGAATCAGTTTTGTTATTTGGCGAACCTGGTTTAGAAAAGGATAATATGGCAGCTTTAATTCATTTTGGCTCATCTAAACGACGAGAACCGATAATTAAGGTCGATTGTGCTAAATTACAAACTAGTGGGGCTGAATTATTTGGTCGTAGTGGTGGTAAACCTGGTCTAATTGCTTATTTACAGTCAGGTACTCTAGTACTAAATAATATTCATTTACTACCTAAAGAATTATTACCTGCGATCGCAACTTTGATTGAGACTAAACAATACATCCCTGTAGGTCGTGTGGGGACAGAAAAGGCGGTTACAGAAACTTCTGAAGCGAGAATCATTGCCATTTCCGAGCAAACCATCCCAGAGATTGATGGTGTAATTAAACACTTAATTAAAGTACCACCATTACGGGTACGTAAAACAGATTTAGAAGAGCAAATCAACTACTATTTAAGTTTAATTGATAAGAAAAAATCCCTCAAAAAAACTAAAATAACTCCTGAAGCCATTAGAAATCTACAAGCCTATGATTTCCCCAACAACCTACGGGAATTGCAAAGTATTTTAGAAAGAGCTTTAACTCAATTACAGGGTAGTACTAGTATTACAGAAGAAATTGTTTGGCATTCCCAAAGCAAGAAAAAACAATATCGCTTCAACCTGCTAAATAAATATCCCCAGTTACGTTACTTTCTTCGGAGTAAGTGGTTTCCAGATAGAATCAACTATGGCTTTACCCTCAGCTTTTATACCTTCATTGTTTTAATTCTGTTTATCGCCCCGCAAAATCGATCCTCAAACTTTGCCCTCAACTTATTTTGGGCTTGGTGGTGGCCATTAATTCTCATTGGATTTCCTTTTATCGGTAGACTTTGGTGTGCTTTTTGTCCCTTTATGATCTATGGCGAAATCACTCAAAAACTATCTTTAATCTTATTTCCCAGACAGCTAAAAAAATGGCCCAGAAATACGGCGGAAAAGTGGGGAGGTTGGTTTTTATTTGCTCTATTTGCCCTAATTTTACTCTGGGAAGAGCTATGGGAGCTAGAAAACACGGCTTATCTTTCTGCTTGCTTGCTATTACTAATTACAGCAGGGGCAATGATTTTTTCAGCAATTTTTGAACGTCGTTTTTGGTGTCGTTATCTTTGTCCTATTGGGGGAATGAATGGCTTATTTGCCAAACTTTCCCTAACAGAATTACGGGCGCAACAGGGGACTTGTACGGCAGAATGTACTACCTATCAATGCTATAAAGGTGGTCCAGCCAAAGGAGAAGGGCAGGAAACTAATGGTTGTCCTCTATATTCCCATCCTGCACAACTAAGCGATAATCGTGATTGTGTATTATGTATGACTTGTCTCAAAGCCTGTCCCCATCGCTCGGTAGAATTTAATTTACGTCCGCCTGGAATTGAATTATGGACAACCCATACTCCCCGTAGTTATGAAGTAGCGTTACTATTTCTCTTGCTCAATGTCGTCTTTCTCCATCGTTTACCAGAGATATCTACTAGCTTGGGTTTAAATTGGCAATTAGAAAATTTTAGCGATCATGCTTTAATATCCCTGCTGGTTTTATCCCTACCCGTCAGTATTCCTATAGTTGCCCATATTGTCCATAAACTCGTGGGTAAACTGAGTAATCAATATAAGCCAGGTAAATTTATAGAATTAGCCTATGGTTATTTACCGTTGGTGCTAGCAGGTAATTTAGCTCATTATTTACGCTTGGGTTTAAATGAGGGAGGAAGAATCTTACCTGTAACAATGGCAACCTTTGGTTTAAATGGTGATAATTTACCAATTATAGTGGCTCATCCTGCGGTAATTGCTTTTTTACAAGGATCTACTCTAATTTTCGGGGTATTATTTTCAATCTTGTTAACACAAAAAATCGCCCGTCAACCATTTAAGTATTTATTATCACAACATCTGGGTACTATTGTTTTAGCTATGGGTATGTGGGTAGTAATTGTCGGGTTTTAA
- a CDS encoding serine/threonine protein kinase, translating to MKGKILGTRYKVLEYIATGGFGKTYLAEDTQLPGRDRCVVKQLCPSIEDPEFLAIARRLFKTEASTLHFLGDHAQIPKLLAYFEEEEKFYLVQQYIAGKTLEEELNSGVLWSEIQVIELLIDCLKILEFIHSKGVIHRDIKPDNLIRRHSDRKIVLVDFGTVKEVLKGQTNIELTIAVGTQGYMPIEQARGKPRPTSDIYALGIICIQALTGVAPLDLEEDEEGEIIWESLVNVSPDLAKILTQMTRYHFQARYQSAREIMQDLSALPNFNNQHSSHGTPNSSFPLLENIGNHPHNLYKSAYEQSDYTYTAKNKIAVIKVEPVAANNQPIKSQLINDLPLNKTSDNLKINPAIIWAIALITLLLGGMFLFTQSIFQKLNHPDNSIEQTDPQTPKIN from the coding sequence GTGAAGGGAAAAATTTTAGGCACTCGTTATAAAGTTCTTGAGTATATTGCTACGGGAGGATTTGGCAAAACTTATCTGGCGGAAGATACCCAATTACCTGGAAGAGATCGTTGTGTGGTTAAGCAATTATGTCCTAGTATTGAAGATCCTGAGTTTTTGGCTATAGCTCGGCGTTTATTTAAAACAGAAGCTTCAACTCTCCATTTTTTGGGAGATCATGCTCAAATACCCAAGCTTTTGGCTTATTTTGAAGAAGAAGAAAAGTTTTATTTAGTACAGCAATATATTGCAGGAAAAACCTTAGAAGAAGAATTGAATTCAGGAGTTCTATGGTCAGAAATCCAAGTGATAGAATTACTAATAGATTGTTTAAAAATTTTAGAATTTATCCATTCTAAAGGGGTAATTCACCGCGATATCAAACCTGATAATTTAATTCGCCGTCATAGCGATCGCAAAATTGTTTTAGTAGATTTTGGTACGGTTAAAGAGGTTTTAAAAGGACAAACCAATATAGAATTGACTATAGCAGTGGGAACACAAGGTTATATGCCCATAGAGCAGGCAAGAGGCAAACCTCGTCCGACTAGCGATATATATGCTTTGGGTATTATTTGTATTCAAGCACTTACGGGGGTTGCTCCTCTTGATTTAGAAGAAGATGAGGAAGGGGAAATTATCTGGGAGTCTTTAGTTAATGTTAGCCCTGACTTGGCAAAAATTCTGACTCAGATGACACGTTATCATTTTCAAGCTCGTTATCAGTCAGCCAGGGAAATTATGCAAGATTTATCTGCTTTGCCTAACTTTAATAATCAACACTCCAGTCATGGCACACCTAATTCTAGTTTTCCGCTTCTAGAAAATATAGGCAATCATCCCCATAATTTATATAAGAGTGCATACGAGCAATCAGATTATACATATACCGCCAAAAACAAAATAGCAGTTATCAAAGTAGAGCCTGTTGCAGCAAATAATCAACCAATTAAATCTCAACTAATCAATGATCTACCTTTAAATAAAACTAGCGACAACTTAAAAATTAATCCCGCCATTATTTGGGCGATCGCTTTGATAACCTTGTTGCTTGGTGGTATGTTTTTATTTACTCAATCAATTTTTCAAAAACTCAACCATCCTGATAATTCCATTGAGCAGACTGATCCTCAAACTCCTAAAATTAATTGA
- a CDS encoding binding-protein-dependent transport systems inner membrane component, which yields MTSINKDNNLWLDSWERFKRDRPAILGTIIIILIVCAVIFLPFIYTTPINKIDFLAASTPPSWQHPFGTDSLGQDQLARILQGGRVSLTVGIASMLVTIFLGTIIGAIAGFYGGIIDTILMRLTDIFLALPQLPLLLLIVYLFRDAIKNIAGAESGIFLLIVLLIGGLNWMSVARLVRASFLKLKSLEFVSAARAIGAKPSRLIWIHLFPNVLNVIIVAATLAVGNAIITESTLSFLGLGFPPDVPTWGRMLFEAKDYLTSAPYMAIFPGMAIFLTVLSINYLGDGLRDALDPKG from the coding sequence ATGACTTCCATTAATAAAGATAACAATTTGTGGTTAGATAGTTGGGAAAGATTCAAACGCGATCGCCCTGCTATTTTAGGAACTATTATAATTATTCTAATTGTTTGTGCAGTAATATTTTTACCTTTTATTTACACAACACCTATAAATAAAATCGATTTTTTAGCAGCTTCCACTCCTCCTAGTTGGCAACATCCATTTGGCACTGATAGTTTAGGTCAAGATCAATTAGCTAGAATATTACAGGGTGGTAGAGTATCATTAACTGTTGGCATCGCCTCAATGCTAGTAACAATATTTTTAGGCACAATTATTGGCGCGATCGCAGGTTTTTATGGTGGCATAATTGACACTATTTTAATGCGACTTACTGATATATTCTTAGCCCTACCCCAATTACCTTTATTACTATTAATTGTTTATTTATTTCGCGATGCAATTAAAAATATAGCAGGGGCAGAATCTGGAATATTTCTTCTAATTGTCCTATTAATTGGTGGTTTAAATTGGATGTCTGTAGCCAGATTAGTAAGAGCTAGTTTTTTAAAACTAAAATCATTAGAATTTGTAAGTGCAGCTAGAGCGATCGGTGCAAAACCATCAAGATTGATTTGGATTCATTTATTTCCTAATGTTTTAAATGTGATTATTGTGGCAGCCACGTTAGCAGTTGGAAATGCAATTATTACCGAATCTACTCTAAGTTTTTTAGGCTTAGGTTTTCCGCCTGATGTACCTACTTGGGGCAGAATGTTATTTGAGGCTAAAGATTATTTAACCTCCGCTCCCTACATGGCAATTTTTCCTGGAATGGCAATTTTTTTAACTGTTTTAAGTATTAATTATCTTGGGGATGGGTTGAGAGATGCTTTAGATCCTAAAGGGTAA
- a CDS encoding binding-protein-dependent transport systems inner membrane component — protein MWVNFFFKRLLIAIPTLIAISIIIFTVLALAPGDPLGEFASNPAITAEVRENIRKSFGLDQPGYIRYFKWAAAFLGGDMGYSFNSRSPVSDLLWQRLSTTFLVVGTAYFLGLLIAFPLGIISAVKRYSLTDQIITTIAFLGFSIPPFFTGLLFIIIFSVQLGWLPFIFNSTLQVTDFHSLIAQIQQSIMPITVLALYHAAILMRFIRSAVLEELNQDYVTTAFAKGLNKFSVIKNHVLRNALIPVVTLIALDIPSIFTGALVTEQIFRVPGIGALLIESIYRSDTPVVMAITFIYGILIVLFSLIADLIYAVLDPRIIND, from the coding sequence GTGTGGGTTAATTTCTTTTTTAAACGTTTATTGATAGCTATACCAACTTTAATTGCTATTAGTATAATTATTTTTACTGTATTAGCTTTAGCCCCTGGAGATCCTTTAGGGGAATTTGCTTCTAATCCTGCTATTACGGCTGAAGTTCGAGAAAATATTCGTAAATCTTTTGGCTTAGATCAGCCAGGATATATTCGTTATTTTAAGTGGGCTGCAGCTTTTTTAGGCGGAGATATGGGTTATTCTTTTAATAGTAGAAGTCCTGTATCAGATTTATTATGGCAACGCTTATCTACTACTTTTTTAGTTGTAGGTACTGCTTATTTTTTAGGTTTATTAATAGCATTCCCTCTCGGAATCATTTCAGCAGTCAAGCGATACTCTCTTACGGATCAAATAATTACTACCATTGCTTTTTTGGGCTTTTCAATTCCACCCTTTTTTACAGGCTTACTATTTATTATTATTTTTAGTGTACAGTTGGGTTGGCTACCTTTTATTTTTAATAGTACTCTACAAGTTACAGATTTCCATAGTTTAATTGCTCAAATTCAACAGTCGATTATGCCGATAACTGTTCTTGCTTTATATCATGCAGCTATCTTAATGCGTTTCATTCGTTCGGCAGTATTAGAAGAATTAAATCAAGATTATGTAACCACTGCTTTTGCTAAAGGTTTAAATAAATTTAGTGTGATTAAAAATCATGTTTTGCGTAATGCCTTAATTCCCGTAGTCACTTTAATAGCCCTCGATATACCTAGCATTTTTACAGGTGCATTAGTAACAGAACAAATTTTTCGTGTTCCTGGTATTGGAGCATTATTAATTGAATCTATTTATCGCAGTGACACCCCTGTAGTTATGGCAATTACCTTTATTTATGGAATTTTAATTGTGCTGTTTAGTTTAATTGCCGATCTAATTTACGCGGTTTTAGATCCTAGGATAATTAATGATTAA
- a CDS encoding FAD linked oxidase domain protein → MNINNTIDYQAIALELEGIETISDGDRLTKLSLDYYHFSPILTPQLQDKRGDLAVLPKNEAEVLKIAEICVKHQIPLTVRGAGTGNYGQCIPLKGGLILDTSKMNQIKSLKPGIACVEPGVKMAAFDKQAREIGWELRMAPSTYRTATIGGFIGGGSAGMGSVNYGQLSDRGNLQKVRLVTLESSPQVLELAGDEVQKVLHGYGTTGIITELEFPLAPAYPWQEIIVVFDDFMTAAKFGQALSDSNGIVKKLVSIHADPIPSYFTALQDYLPQGKHCALLMVSEYDFAALQGLVKEFQGEITYNKSGTEGGKGSNLLEFTWNHTTLHARSVDRNITYLQTFYFTLERLEKFYHQAGEEIMIHLEFLRAGNRVVPAGLQLIHYTTEARLNEIIRDHESQGAFIANPHVYTIEDGGNKQIDPEKVSFKQQIDPFGLLNPGKMRGYEQKQ, encoded by the coding sequence ATGAACATTAATAATACTATCGATTATCAAGCGATCGCTCTTGAATTAGAAGGAATCGAAACTATTAGTGATGGCGATCGTTTAACTAAGCTATCCCTAGATTATTATCACTTTAGCCCCATTCTAACGCCACAATTACAAGATAAACGGGGTGATTTGGCAGTTTTACCCAAAAATGAAGCAGAAGTCTTAAAAATAGCCGAAATTTGCGTCAAACATCAAATACCCTTAACCGTAAGAGGTGCAGGCACAGGTAACTATGGTCAATGTATTCCCCTAAAAGGTGGTTTAATTCTTGATACTAGTAAAATGAATCAGATTAAATCATTAAAACCAGGAATTGCTTGTGTAGAGCCTGGGGTGAAAATGGCAGCCTTCGATAAACAAGCTAGAGAGATAGGCTGGGAATTACGGATGGCACCTTCTACCTATCGCACCGCAACTATAGGCGGATTTATTGGTGGTGGAAGTGCAGGAATGGGTTCTGTTAATTACGGACAATTAAGCGATCGCGGTAATCTTCAAAAAGTTCGACTCGTCACCCTAGAATCATCTCCCCAAGTATTAGAATTAGCAGGGGACGAAGTGCAGAAAGTTCTTCATGGTTATGGTACAACTGGTATTATCACAGAATTAGAATTTCCTCTTGCACCTGCTTATCCTTGGCAAGAAATAATAGTAGTGTTTGATGACTTTATGACTGCTGCCAAATTTGGACAAGCCCTCAGTGATAGTAATGGCATCGTTAAAAAACTAGTTAGTATTCATGCTGATCCAATTCCTAGTTATTTTACTGCTTTGCAAGATTATCTACCCCAAGGAAAGCATTGCGCTCTTTTAATGGTGTCAGAGTATGATTTTGCAGCTTTGCAAGGGTTAGTTAAAGAGTTTCAAGGAGAAATAACCTATAACAAAAGTGGCACTGAAGGGGGTAAAGGGTCTAATCTGTTGGAATTTACTTGGAATCATACAACTCTTCATGCTCGTAGTGTAGATCGCAACATAACTTATCTGCAAACTTTTTATTTCACCCTCGAAAGATTAGAAAAGTTCTATCATCAGGCGGGAGAGGAAATTATGATTCATTTGGAGTTTCTACGGGCTGGAAATCGTGTTGTACCCGCAGGATTACAATTAATTCATTACACCACGGAAGCCAGATTAAACGAAATTATTCGCGATCATGAATCTCAGGGGGCATTTATTGCCAACCCTCATGTTTATACTATTGAAGATGGTGGTAATAAACAAATAGATCCAGAGAAAGTAAGCTTTAAACAGCAAATAGATCCCTTTGGTTTACTTAACCCAGGTAAAATGCGCGGTTATGAGCAAAAACAATAA